The Rhodopseudomonas palustris genome window below encodes:
- the rsfS gene encoding ribosome silencing factor, with translation MAAAPQSVAVTEAVAPDAISGLRLTAEETLQLILSRLDDMKAEETIAIDIRGKSAMFDYVVVTSGRVNRHVGAIAENVSKGLKEAGIVNIHTEGMTNCDWVLMDCGDVVLHVFRPEVREFYNLERLWTQGPQPAKTL, from the coding sequence ATGGCCGCTGCTCCGCAATCCGTAGCCGTGACAGAAGCTGTTGCGCCCGACGCGATCTCCGGGCTCCGGTTGACGGCCGAGGAAACTCTGCAACTGATCCTCTCCCGCCTCGACGACATGAAGGCGGAAGAGACGATCGCGATCGACATCCGCGGCAAGTCAGCGATGTTCGATTACGTCGTCGTCACGAGCGGCCGTGTGAACCGTCATGTCGGCGCGATCGCCGAGAACGTCTCCAAGGGGCTGAAGGAAGCCGGCATCGTCAACATCCATACCGAGGGCATGACCAATTGCGATTGGGTGCTGATGGATTGCGGCGACGTGGTGCTGCACGTGTTCCGTCCGGAGGTTCGCGAGTTCTACAACCTCGAGCGGTTGTGGACGCAGGGACCGCAGCCGGCGAAGACGCTGTAG
- a CDS encoding murein hydrolase activator EnvC family protein, whose translation MQHQLAMAVKDQASGAGWPSVALLSASLVSGGLVLNSGAMVVAAQAQTAPAAAPAPSPTTDLIRQREQELDAAREQQKRAAELQDKLRADLAAIGEDRTKLNQQLIDIAAKVRAVETRISDAEARLVPLDARETQIRSSLDQRRGEIGEVLAALQRAGRRAPPALLVRPEDALQSLRTAILLGAVVPDLRERADRLATDLGELIAVRKTIAAERDQLAADRGSMTADQTRLAALIDERQRKQSAVEKDIETERARALTLSRQVDSLQGLIAKMEQDLKSAAKAAAAATQKGSPVALNGQPNLAALKDPGRLSPAIAFASAKGMLAFPVNGSKIREFGRTDGVGGVERGISLSARPGAQVTTPCDGWVVYAGPFRSYGQLLILNAGGGYHILIAGMERISVNIGQFVLTGEPVATMGSRSQVASILAASASQPVLYIEFRKDGTPIDPGPWWAANEGEKVRG comes from the coding sequence ATGCAACACCAACTTGCCATGGCTGTGAAGGACCAGGCCTCGGGCGCGGGCTGGCCGTCGGTCGCGCTGCTTTCGGCGAGCCTCGTCTCCGGCGGATTGGTGTTGAACTCCGGCGCGATGGTTGTTGCCGCGCAGGCACAGACTGCCCCGGCAGCGGCGCCCGCGCCGTCGCCGACGACCGATCTGATCCGGCAGCGCGAACAGGAGCTCGATGCCGCGCGCGAGCAGCAGAAGCGCGCCGCCGAGCTGCAGGACAAGCTCAGGGCCGATCTCGCCGCGATTGGTGAGGACCGCACCAAACTCAACCAGCAACTGATCGACATCGCCGCCAAGGTTCGCGCGGTCGAAACCAGGATCAGCGACGCCGAAGCGCGTCTCGTTCCGCTCGACGCCCGCGAGACGCAGATCCGCAGCTCGCTCGACCAGCGCCGCGGCGAAATCGGCGAAGTGCTGGCGGCGCTTCAACGCGCCGGCCGCCGTGCCCCGCCGGCGCTGCTGGTGAGGCCCGAAGACGCGCTGCAATCGCTGCGCACCGCGATCCTGCTCGGCGCCGTCGTCCCCGATCTGCGCGAGCGCGCCGACCGTCTCGCCACCGATCTCGGCGAACTGATCGCGGTCCGCAAGACGATCGCGGCCGAGCGCGACCAGCTCGCCGCCGACCGCGGCAGCATGACGGCGGACCAGACCCGGCTCGCCGCGCTGATCGACGAGCGCCAGCGCAAGCAGAGCGCGGTCGAAAAGGATATCGAGACCGAGCGCGCGCGGGCACTGACGCTGTCGCGACAGGTCGACAGCCTGCAGGGCCTGATCGCCAAGATGGAGCAGGATCTCAAGAGCGCCGCCAAGGCCGCCGCAGCGGCGACCCAGAAGGGTAGCCCGGTGGCCCTGAACGGCCAGCCCAATCTGGCGGCGCTGAAGGATCCCGGCAGGCTCAGCCCGGCGATCGCGTTCGCCTCGGCCAAAGGTATGCTGGCTTTCCCGGTCAATGGCAGCAAGATCCGCGAATTCGGCCGGACGGACGGCGTCGGCGGGGTGGAACGCGGGATTTCGCTGTCAGCGCGGCCCGGCGCGCAGGTCACAACCCCGTGTGACGGCTGGGTTGTGTATGCCGGACCGTTTCGCTCCTACGGACAACTCTTGATCCTCAATGCCGGTGGCGGATATCATATCCTGATCGCCGGGATGGAGCGCATTTCGGTTAACATCGGCCAGTTCGTGCTCACCGGGGAGCCGGTGGCGACCATGGGATCGAGGTCGCAGGTCGCTTCGATCCTGGCGGCGAGTGCCAGTCAGCCAGTGCTCTATATCGAGTTCCGTAAGGACGGCACTCCCATCGATCCAGGCCCATGGTGGGCCGCAAATGAAGGCGAAAAGGTTCGCGGATGA
- the proB gene encoding glutamate 5-kinase: protein MARPKLHDFRRIVVKVGSSLLIDSGAGEVRANWLAALAADIAELHRGGRDVMIVSSGSIALGRSRLKLPRGALKLEESQAAAAVGQIALARTWSEVLGHHGIGAGQILVTLQDTEERRRYLNARSTIAKLLEWRAVPVINENDTVATNEIRYGDNDRLAARVATMASADLLILLSDIDGLYTAPPGSNPDAKLIPVVDSVTAEIEGMAGAAGSELSRGGMRTKIEAAKIATSAGTHMLIASGKIDHPLEAIADGGPCTWFLTPANPVTARKRWIAGSLEPKGTLTIDAGAVTALRAGKSLLPAGVIRVDGQFARGDAVIVRGPDTHEIGRGLVAYDADDADRIKGRSSPDVMSILGISGRAEMIHRDDLVVGTAPG, encoded by the coding sequence ATGGCCCGCCCGAAACTCCATGATTTCCGCCGCATCGTCGTCAAGGTCGGCTCCTCGCTGCTGATCGATTCCGGCGCCGGCGAGGTCCGGGCGAACTGGCTCGCCGCGCTCGCCGCCGACATCGCCGAGCTGCATCGCGGCGGCCGCGACGTGATGATCGTCTCCTCCGGCTCGATCGCACTCGGCCGCAGCCGACTGAAGCTGCCGCGCGGCGCGCTGAAGCTCGAGGAAAGCCAGGCCGCCGCCGCCGTCGGCCAGATCGCGCTGGCGCGGACCTGGTCGGAGGTGCTGGGCCACCACGGCATCGGCGCAGGGCAGATCCTGGTGACGCTGCAGGACACCGAGGAGCGGCGGCGCTATCTCAACGCCCGCTCGACCATCGCCAAGCTGCTGGAATGGCGCGCGGTGCCGGTGATCAACGAGAACGACACCGTCGCCACCAACGAAATCCGCTATGGCGACAACGACCGGCTCGCCGCGCGGGTCGCCACCATGGCGAGCGCCGACCTGCTGATCCTGCTGTCGGACATCGACGGCCTGTACACCGCCCCGCCCGGCAGCAATCCGGATGCGAAGCTGATCCCGGTGGTCGACTCCGTCACCGCCGAGATCGAGGGGATGGCGGGCGCCGCCGGTTCCGAACTGTCGCGCGGCGGCATGCGGACCAAGATCGAGGCCGCCAAGATAGCAACCAGCGCCGGCACCCACATGCTGATCGCGTCCGGCAAGATCGACCATCCGCTCGAGGCCATCGCCGATGGCGGCCCCTGCACCTGGTTCCTGACGCCCGCGAATCCCGTGACGGCGCGAAAGCGCTGGATCGCCGGCTCGCTGGAGCCGAAAGGCACGCTGACGATCGACGCCGGCGCGGTGACGGCGCTGCGCGCCGGCAAAAGCCTGCTGCCGGCCGGCGTGATCCGGGTCGACGGTCAGTTCGCGCGCGGCGATGCGGTGATCGTGCGCGGCCCGGACACCCACGAGATCGGCCGCGGCCTGGTCGCCTACGACGCCGACGACGCCGACAGGATCAAGGGGCGCTCCTCTCCCGACGTGATGAGCATCCTCGGCATCAGCGGCCGCGCCGAAATGATCCACCGCGACGATCTGGTGGTGGGGACCGCGCCGGGGTGA
- the rlmH gene encoding 23S rRNA (pseudouridine(1915)-N(3))-methyltransferase RlmH: protein MRLTVIAVGKLKQGPERELAERYRARFDDIGRKLGFRGLDIHELGESRAREAAARMAEEAAAIAALVPDGGTLVTLDERGKSVDSAAFAAQLGRWRDESVPGTVFVIGGADGLLPELRRKAKLCLSFGAATWPHQMVRVMLLEQIYRAATILAGHPYHRA from the coding sequence ATGCGGCTGACAGTGATTGCCGTCGGCAAACTCAAGCAGGGCCCCGAACGCGAACTCGCCGAGCGCTATCGCGCTCGGTTCGACGATATCGGCCGCAAGCTCGGCTTTCGCGGCCTCGACATCCATGAGCTCGGCGAGAGTCGCGCCCGCGAGGCCGCCGCGCGCATGGCCGAGGAAGCCGCCGCGATCGCGGCGCTGGTTCCTGACGGCGGCACGCTGGTCACCCTCGACGAGCGCGGCAAGAGCGTCGACAGTGCGGCCTTCGCGGCGCAGCTCGGCCGCTGGCGTGACGAATCGGTGCCCGGTACCGTTTTCGTGATCGGCGGAGCGGACGGACTTTTGCCTGAATTGCGGCGCAAGGCAAAGCTGTGCCTATCGTTTGGCGCCGCGACTTGGCCGCACCAGATGGTCCGGGTGATGCTGCTGGAGCAGATCTACCGGGCCGCGACGATTTTGGCGGGCCATCCTTATCACCGTGCCTAA
- a CDS encoding type II toxin-antitoxin system ParD family antitoxin, with translation MAGSYTLDEQSEAFVESLVESGRYESVGDVLRDSLRLMQAREAKLEELRAAIQEGLASGPMEEVGSMFERIKAEGRKRLAAERGE, from the coding sequence ATGGCCGGCAGCTATACCCTCGACGAGCAGTCCGAGGCTTTTGTCGAAAGCCTCGTCGAAAGCGGCCGCTACGAGTCGGTCGGCGATGTTCTGCGCGACAGCCTCCGCCTGATGCAGGCGCGCGAAGCGAAGCTAGAAGAATTGCGGGCGGCGATCCAGGAAGGCCTCGCCAGCGGGCCGATGGAAGAGGTCGGCAGCATGTTCGAACGCATCAAGGCCGAAGGACGCAAGCGGCTGGCAGCGGAACGTGGCGAATAG
- a CDS encoding type II toxin-antitoxin system RelE/ParE family toxin — protein sequence MANRARKSPQAERDIAAIWRFVASDNIKAADRLLETFEKVFDVLAQSPLLGRVRPDLSPKLRSFPSGSYVLYYLPLKDGVAVVRALHGRQDISPEDFK from the coding sequence GTGGCGAATAGGGCACGGAAGAGTCCGCAAGCCGAGCGCGATATTGCCGCGATCTGGCGCTTCGTCGCCAGCGACAACATCAAAGCCGCGGATCGGCTGCTCGAAACCTTCGAGAAGGTGTTTGACGTTCTGGCGCAGTCGCCTCTGCTCGGACGAGTGCGCCCGGATTTGTCCCCAAAACTGCGCAGCTTTCCGTCAGGAAGCTACGTCCTGTACTATCTTCCTTTGAAGGACGGTGTGGCCGTCGTTCGCGCTCTGCACGGACGCCAGGACATCTCGCCTGAAGACTTCAAGTAA
- the obgE gene encoding GTPase ObgE: protein MKFLDEAKVYIRSGDGGNGCVAFRREKFIEFGGPNGGNGGRGGDVVVEAADGLNTLIDYRYQQHFKAQKGVNGMGSDRHGANGKAIVLKVPVGTQIFDEDKETLIHDFTKVGERFVLAEGGNGGFGNAHFKSSTNRAPRHANPGLPGEERWIWLRLKLIADAGLVGLPNAGKSTFLSKVSAAKPKIADYPFTTLHPQLGVVNADGREFVLADIPGLIEGAHEGAGLGDRFLGHVERCRVLLHLIDATCEHAGKAYKTVRGELDAYAETLADKIEIVALNKIDAVEPDELKKQKDRLKRAAKKTPLLISGITGAGVPEALRALAAVIGEAPVSDKAKNAAENAADAKPWAPQDA, encoded by the coding sequence ATGAAATTCCTCGATGAAGCCAAGGTTTACATCCGCTCCGGCGACGGCGGGAACGGCTGTGTGGCGTTCCGCCGCGAGAAGTTCATCGAGTTCGGTGGGCCGAACGGCGGCAATGGCGGCCGCGGCGGCGACGTCGTGGTCGAGGCCGCCGACGGCCTCAATACGCTGATCGACTATCGCTACCAGCAGCACTTCAAGGCCCAAAAGGGCGTCAACGGCATGGGCAGCGACCGCCACGGCGCCAACGGCAAGGCCATCGTGCTGAAAGTGCCCGTCGGAACCCAGATTTTCGACGAGGACAAGGAAACGCTGATCCACGACTTCACCAAGGTCGGGGAACGTTTCGTGCTGGCCGAGGGCGGCAATGGCGGCTTCGGCAACGCGCATTTCAAGTCGTCGACCAACCGCGCCCCGCGCCACGCCAATCCCGGCCTGCCCGGCGAGGAGCGCTGGATCTGGCTGCGGCTGAAGCTGATCGCCGACGCAGGCCTGGTCGGCCTGCCCAACGCCGGCAAATCGACGTTTCTGTCCAAGGTCAGCGCCGCCAAGCCGAAGATCGCCGACTATCCGTTCACCACGCTGCATCCGCAGCTCGGCGTGGTGAACGCCGACGGCCGCGAATTCGTGCTCGCCGACATTCCCGGACTGATCGAGGGGGCGCATGAAGGCGCCGGCCTCGGCGACCGTTTCCTCGGCCATGTCGAGCGCTGCCGCGTGCTGCTGCATTTGATCGACGCCACCTGCGAGCACGCCGGCAAGGCCTACAAGACGGTGCGCGGCGAACTCGATGCCTATGCCGAGACGCTCGCCGACAAGATCGAGATCGTGGCGCTGAACAAGATCGACGCGGTCGAGCCGGACGAGCTGAAGAAGCAGAAGGACCGGCTAAAGCGCGCCGCGAAGAAGACGCCGCTGCTGATCTCCGGCATCACCGGCGCGGGCGTTCCGGAAGCGCTGCGCGCGCTCGCCGCCGTGATCGGCGAAGCGCCGGTTTCCGACAAGGCGAAGAACGCGGCCGAGAACGCCGCCGACGCCAAACCCTGGGCGCCGCAGGACGCATGA
- a CDS encoding nicotinate-nucleotide adenylyltransferase: protein MTPDPVAARRAVPAYSRGMRIGLLGGSFNPPHEAHRAISRFALTRLKLDRVWWLVSPGNPLKDVTALRELDARVAAAQAMADDPRIQVSCLEAAIGTRYTADTIDYLLRHCPGAHFVWIMGADNLAQFHRWQRWQRIATSLPIAVIDRPPATFRALAAPAAQTLKRYRLGSNAAATLADRTPPSWIFLTGLKSPLSSSSLRNPDGSWKK, encoded by the coding sequence TTGACGCCGGATCCCGTGGCGGCCCGCCGCGCCGTTCCGGCCTACAGTCGCGGCATGCGGATCGGCCTGCTCGGCGGCTCGTTCAATCCGCCCCACGAAGCGCATCGCGCGATCAGCCGCTTCGCGCTGACTCGGCTGAAGCTCGACCGCGTCTGGTGGCTGGTGTCGCCCGGCAATCCGCTGAAGGACGTCACGGCGTTGCGCGAGCTCGACGCCCGGGTCGCCGCGGCGCAGGCGATGGCCGACGATCCACGCATCCAGGTGAGTTGCCTCGAAGCCGCGATCGGCACCCGCTACACCGCCGACACCATCGATTATCTGCTGCGGCACTGCCCCGGCGCGCACTTCGTCTGGATCATGGGCGCCGACAATCTGGCGCAGTTCCATCGCTGGCAGCGCTGGCAGCGAATTGCGACGTCGCTGCCGATCGCGGTGATCGACCGCCCGCCGGCGACGTTCCGCGCCCTCGCCGCGCCCGCCGCTCAGACGCTCAAGCGCTACCGCCTGGGGAGCAATGCGGCCGCAACGCTGGCCGACCGGACGCCGCCGTCGTGGATCTTCCTGACAGGGCTGAAATCGCCGCTGTCCTCGTCCTCGCTCCGGAACCCCGACGGAAGTTGGAAGAAATGA
- a CDS encoding S41 family peptidase, producing MMRKTSVILLSAVTGAALTLFVTQPRSVLMGSTARAATSDTYRQLNLFGDVFERVRSDYVEKPDDSKLIESSISGMLTGLDPHSSYMDAKSFRDMQVQTRGEFGGLGIEVTMEDGLIKVVSPIDDTPASKAGVMANDIITTLDDEAVQCLTLNQAVEKMRGPVNTKIRLKIMRKGQDNPIEVTLVRDNIRVRSVRARVESDDIGYIRITTFNEQTTEGLKREIANLTKQIGPDKLKGFILDLRNNPGGLLEEAVTVSDTFLDRGEIVSTRGRNAEETQRRSAHAGDLTKGKPVMVLINGGSASASEIVAGALQDHKRATLIGTRSFGKGSVQTIIPLGSGNGALRLTTARYYTPSGKSIQAKGITPDIEVLQDVPDDLKARTDTKGEASLRGHLKGQDGDEKTGSQSYVPPEAKDDKALKTAADLLHGIKATATTPAAPVTGEKAAIDKPAGNKAAN from the coding sequence ATGATGCGCAAGACTTCGGTAATCCTTCTCAGCGCCGTCACGGGTGCTGCGCTGACACTTTTCGTCACCCAGCCGCGTTCGGTGCTGATGGGTTCGACCGCGCGCGCCGCGACGTCCGATACCTACCGTCAGCTCAACCTGTTCGGCGACGTGTTCGAGCGGGTCCGCAGCGACTATGTCGAGAAGCCCGACGACAGCAAGCTGATCGAATCCTCGATCAGCGGGATGCTCACCGGGCTCGATCCGCATTCGAGCTACATGGACGCCAAGAGCTTCCGCGACATGCAGGTGCAGACCCGCGGCGAGTTCGGCGGGCTCGGCATCGAAGTCACCATGGAAGACGGCCTGATCAAGGTGGTGTCGCCGATCGACGACACCCCGGCGTCGAAGGCCGGTGTCATGGCCAACGATATCATCACCACGCTCGACGACGAGGCGGTGCAGTGCCTGACCCTGAACCAGGCGGTCGAGAAGATGCGCGGCCCGGTCAACACCAAGATCCGGCTCAAGATCATGCGCAAGGGCCAGGACAATCCGATCGAGGTCACGCTGGTGCGCGACAACATCCGGGTCCGCTCGGTGCGCGCGCGCGTCGAATCCGACGACATCGGCTACATCCGCATCACCACCTTCAACGAGCAGACCACCGAGGGCCTGAAGCGGGAGATCGCCAATCTGACCAAACAGATCGGCCCCGACAAGCTGAAGGGCTTCATTCTCGATCTGCGTAACAATCCAGGCGGCCTGCTCGAGGAAGCGGTGACCGTTTCCGACACCTTCCTCGATCGCGGCGAGATCGTCTCGACCCGCGGCCGCAACGCCGAAGAGACCCAGCGCCGCTCCGCCCATGCCGGCGACCTCACCAAGGGCAAGCCGGTGATGGTGCTGATCAACGGCGGCTCGGCCTCGGCGTCGGAGATCGTCGCCGGTGCGCTGCAGGACCACAAGCGCGCGACGCTGATCGGCACCCGCTCGTTCGGCAAGGGCTCGGTGCAGACCATCATCCCGCTCGGCTCCGGCAATGGCGCGCTGCGGCTCACCACCGCGCGCTACTACACGCCGTCGGGCAAATCGATCCAGGCCAAGGGCATCACCCCCGACATCGAGGTGCTGCAGGACGTGCCGGACGATCTCAAGGCCCGTACCGACACCAAGGGTGAAGCCTCGCTGCGCGGCCATCTGAAGGGCCAGGACGGCGACGAGAAGACCGGCTCGCAATCCTACGTGCCGCCGGAGGCCAAGGACGACAAGGCGCTGAAGACCGCGGCCGATCTGCTGCACGGCATCAAGGCCACCGCCACCACGCCGGCCGCGCCGGTGACCGGCGAGAAGGCGGCGATCGACAAGCCGGCCGGCAACAAGGCCGCGAACTGA
- a CDS encoding divergent polysaccharide deacetylase family protein, whose translation MSADELSTPLGQKRGRLRRFRLPFTATQAIATLLGLFLLAFVGFALFNDDPLGGEPIAHITLKPPGPDEAKEAAVAAEKSNAAKAEKSERAETKDAAQPGQKTITIIDGSKGTRQDVVVSAGNDDRADPPPAAPAMAGGINPRLLEQSRYGMIPVMAGALKPFSAYAMSTDAERAKADRMPTIAIVVTGLGVGAARTNDAVMKLPSAVTLAFTPYGSDPGRLVEQARAKRHEVLLQIPMEPFDYPDNDPGPQTLLTSGAPEQNLDRLNWHLSRIQGYVGLSNFMGARFVATDAAMQPIIREAAKRGLGYLDDGSAPRSVAPALAKSMAMPFARADLAIDTVPTGGEIDKALARLEALAKERGNAIGTASALPLSIERIVSWSKSLESRGIVLVPLTTAMLKSKST comes from the coding sequence GTGTCCGCGGACGAACTGAGCACACCGCTGGGTCAGAAGCGCGGCCGGCTGCGCCGCTTTCGCTTGCCGTTCACCGCGACGCAGGCGATCGCGACACTGCTCGGCCTGTTCCTGCTGGCCTTTGTGGGCTTCGCGCTGTTCAACGACGACCCGCTCGGCGGCGAGCCGATCGCTCACATCACCCTGAAGCCGCCCGGCCCCGACGAGGCCAAGGAAGCCGCCGTCGCGGCCGAAAAATCGAACGCCGCCAAGGCGGAGAAGTCCGAGCGCGCCGAAACCAAGGACGCGGCGCAGCCCGGGCAAAAGACCATCACCATCATCGACGGCTCCAAGGGCACCCGGCAGGACGTCGTGGTCTCGGCCGGCAATGATGACAGAGCCGACCCTCCGCCTGCGGCGCCGGCGATGGCGGGCGGCATCAATCCGCGGCTGCTCGAGCAATCGCGCTACGGCATGATCCCGGTGATGGCCGGCGCGCTGAAGCCGTTTTCGGCCTATGCGATGTCCACCGATGCGGAGCGCGCCAAGGCCGACAGGATGCCGACGATCGCGATCGTCGTCACCGGCCTCGGCGTCGGCGCCGCGCGCACCAACGATGCCGTCATGAAGCTGCCGAGCGCGGTGACGCTGGCGTTCACGCCCTACGGGTCCGATCCCGGCAGGCTGGTCGAGCAGGCGCGGGCCAAGCGGCACGAAGTGCTGTTGCAGATCCCGATGGAGCCGTTCGACTATCCGGACAACGATCCGGGGCCGCAGACGCTGCTGACCTCCGGCGCGCCGGAACAGAACCTCGATCGCCTGAACTGGCACCTCAGCCGGATCCAGGGCTATGTCGGGCTGTCGAACTTCATGGGCGCGCGTTTCGTCGCGACCGATGCGGCGATGCAGCCGATTATTCGCGAAGCGGCCAAGCGCGGATTGGGCTACCTCGACGACGGCTCGGCGCCGCGCAGCGTCGCTCCGGCCCTGGCAAAATCGATGGCGATGCCGTTCGCCCGCGCCGACCTCGCCATCGACACCGTGCCGACCGGGGGTGAAATCGACAAGGCGCTGGCACGGCTGGAGGCGCTCGCCAAGGAGCGCGGCAACGCCATCGGCACGGCCTCGGCGCTGCCGCTGTCGATTGAACGAATTGTTAGCTGGAGCAAGAGCTTGGAGAGTCGCGGCATCGTGCTGGTGCCATTGACAACGGCGATGCTGAAATCAAAATCAACCTAG
- a CDS encoding RNA pyrophosphohydrolase, with translation MARYEDLPYRTCVGMMLINRAGLVFIGRRTGGIEHVDDTHVWQMPQGGVDPGEDTWEAAKRELYEETNVRSVEKIGEVPEWLIYDIPRTVAGRAWKGRYRGQRQKWFAVRFTGPDSEIDVAAPGGHKPEFTSWRWEPMQNLPDLIVPFKRPVYERVVKEFSQLAVAV, from the coding sequence ATGGCGCGCTACGAAGATCTGCCCTATCGAACATGCGTCGGCATGATGCTGATCAACCGGGCGGGTCTCGTCTTCATCGGGCGTCGCACCGGCGGCATCGAGCACGTCGACGACACCCATGTCTGGCAGATGCCGCAAGGCGGCGTCGATCCCGGCGAGGACACCTGGGAAGCGGCCAAGCGCGAGCTCTACGAGGAGACCAACGTCCGCTCGGTGGAGAAGATCGGCGAGGTTCCCGAGTGGCTGATCTACGACATCCCCCGGACCGTCGCCGGCCGCGCCTGGAAGGGCCGCTATCGAGGCCAGCGCCAGAAGTGGTTCGCGGTGAGATTCACCGGGCCGGACTCCGAAATCGACGTCGCCGCCCCCGGCGGACACAAGCCGGAATTCACCAGCTGGCGCTGGGAGCCGATGCAGAATCTGCCCGATCTGATCGTGCCGTTCAAACGCCCGGTCTATGAGCGCGTAGTGAAGGAATTCTCGCAGCTCGCCGTCGCGGTCTGA
- a CDS encoding glutamate-5-semialdehyde dehydrogenase produces MTASLKAIDGSAELATLMNDLGRDARAAARVLAQASPEQKNRALEAMEKAIRAGADKILAANAEDVADAKTSGANSAFLDRLTLTPARIEAMAEGIAVVRGIPDPVGAVTESWQRPNGMTIERVRVPLGVVAVIYESRPNVTADAGVLCLKSGNAVILRGGSESFRSGRAIHQCLVQGLREAGLPEAAITLVPTRDRAAVGLLLGGLNGSVDVIVPRGGKSLVARVESEARVPVFAHLEGVNHVYIDRSADLDMAKSIVLNAKMRRTGVCGAAETLLVDRAATATHLAPLVGMLIDAGCEVRGDAVVQQADTRVKPATDQDWDTEYLDAVIAAKVVDDVDDAIVHIHDHGSHHTDAIVAEDAQAAAKFLGEVDSAIVLHNASTQFADGGEFGFGAEIGIATGKFHARGPVGAEQLTTFKYRIHGTGQTRP; encoded by the coding sequence ATGACCGCCTCGCTCAAAGCCATCGACGGCAGCGCCGAGCTCGCCACGCTGATGAACGACCTCGGCCGCGACGCCCGCGCCGCCGCGCGGGTGCTGGCACAGGCCTCGCCGGAGCAGAAGAACCGCGCGCTCGAGGCAATGGAAAAGGCCATTCGCGCCGGCGCCGACAAGATTTTGGCCGCCAATGCCGAGGATGTCGCCGACGCCAAGACCTCGGGCGCCAATTCCGCCTTCCTCGACCGGCTGACGCTGACGCCGGCACGGATCGAAGCCATGGCCGAGGGCATCGCCGTGGTCCGCGGCATTCCCGACCCGGTCGGCGCCGTCACCGAAAGCTGGCAGCGCCCGAACGGCATGACGATCGAGCGCGTCCGCGTCCCGCTCGGCGTGGTCGCAGTGATCTACGAGAGCCGCCCCAACGTCACGGCGGATGCCGGCGTGCTGTGCCTGAAATCCGGCAATGCGGTGATCCTGCGCGGCGGCTCGGAGAGCTTTCGCTCCGGCCGTGCGATCCATCAATGCCTGGTGCAGGGGCTACGCGAGGCGGGGTTGCCGGAAGCCGCGATCACGCTGGTGCCGACCCGCGACCGCGCCGCGGTGGGCTTGTTACTTGGCGGACTGAACGGCTCTGTCGACGTGATCGTGCCGCGCGGCGGCAAGAGCCTGGTGGCGCGAGTCGAGAGTGAAGCGCGCGTGCCGGTATTCGCGCATCTCGAAGGCGTCAACCACGTCTATATCGATCGCAGCGCCGATCTCGACATGGCGAAGTCGATCGTGCTCAACGCCAAGATGCGGCGCACCGGCGTCTGCGGCGCCGCCGAGACGCTGCTGGTCGATCGCGCCGCCACCGCAACGCATCTCGCGCCGCTGGTCGGCATGCTGATCGACGCCGGCTGTGAAGTCCGCGGCGACGCCGTCGTGCAGCAGGCCGATACGCGAGTGAAGCCCGCGACCGATCAGGACTGGGACACCGAATATCTCGACGCGGTGATCGCCGCGAAGGTGGTCGACGACGTCGACGACGCGATCGTGCATATCCACGATCACGGCTCGCACCATACCGACGCGATCGTCGCCGAGGATGCGCAGGCCGCCGCGAAATTTCTCGGCGAGGTCGATTCCGCGATCGTGCTGCACAACGCTTCGACGCAGTTCGCCGACGGCGGCGAGTTCGGCTTCGGCGCCGAGATCGGCATCGCCACCGGCAAGTTCCACGCCCGCGGCCCGGTCGGCGCGGAGCAGCTCACGACCTTCAAATATCGGATTCACGGCACCGGGCAGACCCGACCGTGA